The segment GATGGGAAGTGTGCTATTCATAGAAAGCCAATATAGGAAATTATCTACTTATCTGCCGCCCCTGCATGGGCTTTTCCACTACCCAAACTACTATCAGGAAAAGGACACAGAGACCTATGTGGTACGCTTGCCGTAACCAGAAATTCTCTAGGCTGAAGGCATAAGCTAACCAGATAAGGCCTGAGGCAAGAAGCAGGTAGCCAAAGATAGCTTTGACGGGGTAAGGCACCGGAAAATACTTCTGCCCAATGGCGTAGCATACCACTGACATGCTAAAGTAACAGAGAAAAGCCGCAATCGCACTGCCCATGTACCCTAAGACTGGAATCAGTAGGAAGTTTGCCACCACCGTCACAATGGCTCCGAAGATGGTAATGTAAGTACCATATCGGGTTTTATCTGTGAGTTTAAACCAGACCGTAAGATTGTAGTAGACGCCGTTGAATAGATACGCTAACAAAAGAACAGGCACAATCTCCAACCCCGTCCGGTACTCCTCCTGCCCTAAGAAATACTGAAAGATATCCAAGTTGGCGCTAATGCCTAGGTATGCCAAAGCACATACAATCACAAACCATTTCATCACCACAGCAAAAGTGGCGGGAGAATTTTTTTCCTGAGACTGAGAGAAAAAGAAGGGCTCCGCCGAATACCTAAAAGCTTGAATCATGAGGCTCATCATGATGGCTAATTTATAGGTGGCCCCAAATACTCCCACTGCTTGTTCAGTGGTTACCCCGGGGTAAAAGCCTTCAGGAAGCCAGTAATCCAACATAATTCTGGACAGCATCTCATTAGTGGCTCCGGCCAAACCCATGATTAGGATTGGGAAAGCGTATACCACCATAGGCTTCATCTCGCCAATGCTTAACCTAAATCGAAAATCAGAAAATTCTCGCCATAGCAGGGGAATGAACAGTAGGTTGGCCACCATGTTCACCAGGAAAATATAGCCTATTCCAAGATCAGGATCATAAATAGGCTCCACCATCGGGCGAAGCTCTGTCAGGTATTTCCCTTCGTATACCTGGCGGCAGAAAAGTAGGAAAAACAAATTTCCCCCAATCACCAGAAAGATGTTGGTAAGACGAATGATAGCGAAACGAACTGCCTGATTTTCCAGCCGCAAACGGGCAAAGGGTATGGCTGAAATAGCATCTACCGCCATGGTGATGGCTAACCAAATAATGTACTTCTCTCTTCCGGGGTAGTCTAGTGCTGCAGCAATAGGTGATGCATTCAGAGTAATTGCTGCCGTTAGAAGAAGACTAGACACCAGTATGAGCGTCTGCACCTTATGATAAAGCTCTCTACGGTCCACCCCTGGCTTATTGGCGAACCTGAAAAAGGCCGTTTCCATCCCAAAAGTGTACACAATGTTTAGGAAAGCGACAATAGCATAGAGCTTTGTAACAACCCCATATTCCTCGCGCTCAAAAACACCTGTGTAGAGCGGAACCAACAGATAATTTAAGGCTCGACCTACAATACTGCTGAGCCCGTACGCTGCCGTTTGCCCTAGCAGTTTTTTTGCAATACTCATATCAGGGGAATAGCGGGACGAAGGTGTAATGAAAATAACTTCATAGTCCCTATTTACGCTTACTCCCGTTTGAAGCCTGTTTTCTGTAAACAAGCTTCAAACGGGAGTAAGCGTAGCTTTAAAAATAGTTAAATAATTGAAGCGATAGCAGAAAAGTTACTCACCTTTGAAGGCAGGCTTGCGCTTTTCCAGAAATGCCGATGTGCCTTCTTTGAAGTCTGCAGACCCGCAGCAGCGGCTGAAGGAGTTGGCTTCAGTTTGGTAGCCGTGCTCTTCCTTGTCATACCAGGCATTTACGCAGTCTACAATCATACCTACCGCTAATGGCGCCTTGGCTACAATCTTCTGCATGATCTCTAAACATTTGCCCATCAGGTCATCCATGGTGGTCACGTGGTTCACCAGCCCCAGCTCTTTTGCTTCAGCTGCGGAGACCATGTCACCGGTCATCATCAGTTCCATCGCCTTGCCTTTGCCTACCAATTGCGTCAAACGTTGCGTGCCACCATAGCCGGGGATAATACCTAAATTCACTTCAGGCTGCCCAAAGCGGGCATTTTCACTGGCCACTCTTATATGGCAGGCCATGGCAAGTTCACAGCCACCACCTAAGGCAAACCCGTTTACGGCTGCAATCACAGGCTTAGGACACTCTTCAATCATAGAGAAGACATCCTGCCCCCGCTCTGCGAAACGTCTTCCGTTTACTTCGTTGAGTTCAGCTATCTCAGAAATATCAGCACCGGCCACAAACGCCTTCTCACCGCTTCCCGTCAGGATCACTCCCCGCACCTCTGTATCATCATACACTTCCTGGAAGGCGTTGTTGATTTCCTTTACCGTCTCAATGTTGAGGGCATTCATCTTGTTAGGACGATTCACCGTGATAAATAAAATGCCGCCTTTGTTTTCCAGCAGAAGGTTATTGTAGTGGGCCATGTTCTATTGTCTAATCGTCTGTTTCTTTAAAAATAAGAGGCGCAAATATAAAGAAATACACACAGAATGTTTCTCTACCCACGCTCCTTTAAAAATACTCTTCAAACATCCTCCTTTAATTGAAAAGCTTAGGAAAGTATAATATTTTTACCAAATTTAAGTTTCCATAGACGGAACACTGCACATCTGTTCAGCGTTATAGGCCATATTCTCACAACTCTCCGCATCTACTTCATATGAACAGATTTTTCAGATATGTTGCCTTTGCATTAACGTTGGCCCTCCTGGGGGCAAACGCGTCTGAAGCAATTGCACAGAAGGCAAAGAAAAGCAGCCGCCGTGGTCCTGAAGGCATTAAGAAAGGACAGGTAAGTACTGGTAATGTAGACCGCCAATTGCTTATGGACAGACAGAAAGCGGTAGCTTCTGCAAAAACTAGTGGCGGCATGAATTCCGGGGTTCGCTACTCTTTACCTGACAACAAGTATGATACGGGGGTTGGTCGTTTTTCCCTGGGTTCATACAAAAACAAGACAGCTTCTAAAAGAGCTACCAAAGTTCGTAAATCAAAAAGACTGATTGATCAGGATAACCCTAACGGCAGGATTTATCAACAAAGCCTGAATCGTAGAAACCGGAAGTTTCTGGTCTTCTAATTAAAGCCTAAAACGAGAAAGCCCCATTTACTTCTGTAAATGGGGCTTTCTCGTTTTAGTGGCGTTTTCATAAATCAAGCGCGAAACTGAACTACTCTATCTACTTTTTGATGCTGCTACTCCTGCTATCAGCAAAACATCTACAGGATAAGTAAACATACTTCTATTTTAAATAGCTGGTGCGTTTGAAGGAAGCCATCAGAAACCTTAATTAAGTCACTGGCGGTTCTGCTTCAACACACTGCACCGTAAAAGTCACTTTTGTGATTTATAAATTCAAATACCAGCACGATATACACTTCTGATTATAACCAGTTTTTAGAAAAAAACCCAAAATCAAAATCAGGCTAAACAAAAAGCCCCACCTGTTCAGGCGGGGCTTCTCTTATTCTAATAATAGTTCTTATCAACTAAAGATTACAGTGTACGTTTAATTTCACGCTCTTCGTAAGCCTCAATGATGTCACCTTGCTGGAGATCGTTGAAGTTCTTGATGCTGATACCGCATTCGTAACCTTGACGTACCTCAGAGGCATCGTCTTTAAAGCGTTTCAGCGCCAGGATTTCTCCTGAGTGTACCACTATACCATCGCGCACCAGACGTACTTTGGAGTTTCTGGTGATAGTACCATCTGTCACCATACAACCTGCAATGGTTCCCACTTTGGTGATCTTGAACACCTCGCGTACCTCTACGTTGGCAATTACCACCTCTTGTACCGTTGGCGCCAACATACCCTCCATGGCGTCTTTCAACTCATTGATGGCATTGTAGATGATAGAGTACAGACGGATGTCAATCTCCTCCTGCTCTGCCAGTTTACGCGCATTGGCTGATGGACGAACCTGGAAACCAATGATGATCGCATCTGAAGCGGAAGCCAAAAGAACGTCTGATTCGGAGATCTGACCAACCCCTTTGGAAAGGATGTTTACCTGTACCTCTTCGGTAGACAGTTTCAATAATGAGTCAGAAAGTGCCTCAACAGAACCATCCACGTCACCACGTACAATCACGTTCAATTCCTTAAATGTACCGATTGCCAAACGACGACCGATCTCATCCAAAGTAATGTGTTTCTTGGTACGCATGCTCTGCTCACGCTGCAACTGCTGACGGCTCACGGCAATCTCACGGGCTTCACGCTCCGTCTCCATTACCACAAACTTATCACCTGCCTGCGGAGCTCCGTCAATACCCAACACCTGGATAGGCATGGATGGACCCGCTTGCTTATGGCGGCGACCCAACACATCAGTCATTGCTTTCACACGACCATAGTGCGAACCAGCTACCAGGATATCCCCAATTTTCAAAGTTCCGGTTTGTACCAGTACAGTAGCCACGTATCCACGGCCTTTATCCAGGGCAGCTTCAATCACGGTACCCACGGCACGACGGTCTGGGTTGGCTCTTAGCTCCAATAATTCAGCTTCCAGCAATACTTTCTCCAGTAGCTCGTCAATTCCTTGTCCGGTTTTGGCCGAGATTTCCTGGCTTTGGTATTTACCACCCCACTCTTCTACCAGTACGTTCAACTGGGCAAGTTCCTCACGGATCTTATCTGGGTTGGCGGTTGGCTTATCTACTTTGTTTATCGCAATTACAATAGGTGAACCAGCTGCTTGTGCGTGATTCAAGGCCTCCTTGGTTTGCGGCATCACGCTATCGTCAGCAGCTACCACAATAATAACTACGTCAGTTACTTTGGCACCACGGGCACGCATTGCGGTAAAGGCCTCGTGACCCGGCGTATCCAGGAAGGTAATGTCTTTTCCGGCATCAGTGGTTACCTGGTAGGCTCCAATGTGCTGGGTGATACCTCCGGCCTCACCGGCGGTTACTTTGGTTCTACGGATGTAGTCAAGCAAAGAGGTTTTACCGTGGTCAACGTGACCCATAATGGTCACAATTGGAGCACGTGGCTGCAGATCTTCTTCTGCATCATCTTCCTCTACGCCAATATTTTCTTCCTCTTCAGCAGAAGCGAACTGCACATCATAGCCGAACTCATCAGCAATAATAGTGATGGCTTCTGCATCAAGACGCTGGTTAATGGAAACGAACATACCAAGGTTCATACAAGCCTTGATTACGTCGTTCACACTCACGTCCATCAACGCAGCCAGGTCATTCGCAGACACGAACTCAGTTACCCGTAGAATCTTAGATTCTAACTGCTCCTGCATTCTACGCTCATCAGCAGCATCTGCCACGGCAGAACGTTTCTCTCTACGATATTTGGCACGGTTACCTTGGTTTCCGCCTTTGCCTCCGCTCAGACGGGCCAATGTAGCCTTAATCTGATCCTGGATTTCCTTATCTGTCAATTCAGCACGTGGTGCAGCTGGCGCTCCGGTACGGTTTCCGCCACCACCGCCACCTGGACGTTGGCCTGGGCCTCCGCCCGCCGGACGGTTTCCTTGGTAACCACCTCCACCACCAGCAGGACGGTTACCTTGCTGTGGTCCACCGGCAGCACCACCTTGACGGTTAGCTGCTTGGCCGGTTCCTAACGGACGGTTACTTGTTGCTCTGTCACCGGCACGGTGTCCTTGCGGGGCTGCCGTAGCATTACCACCTGCACCACCTTGCGCACCAGTTTTAGGCACTTCAATGCGTTTGCGTTTTTTCTTGTCTCCGCCACCTTGGCCTTGGCCTGGCTGGCCTGGGCCACCTGGTTGGTTTCCTCTGCGGCGCTCATCTGAAGATGCCACTGGTTTACCTCCTTTGCCGCGGCCACCGCTAACTGGTAATTCAATCTTACCAAGAACGGTTAAGCCTTTCAGCTGATCTGCCTGCGCTTTGATGGTCTCTTTTGGAGGCTCAGGCGCAGTTGGCTCAGATGGTTCAGCCGGTTTTGTTGAAGCAGTTGGAGCCGGAATTGGAGTTGGAGCTGCAGCTGGAGCCGGAGTTGAAGCTGGAGCCGGTGCCGCAGGCGCAGATACCTCAGGAGCTTTGGGCGCTGGCGCCTGAGGAGCTTCTGCAGTTGGTGTTTGAACTGGAGCTGGTGCTGCTTGTGCAGGAGCAGGTTCTACCGGAGCCGGAGCTGCTGGTTTTTCAACAGCAACAGGGGCTTCAGGGGCTTTCGCTTCTACTGGTGCCTGAGGGGCCGGAGCAGCAGGTTGTGCCACTGGTGCAGGAGCTGGAGCAACTGGCTCTGCAGGCGCAGCCTGAACTGCTGCCACTGGTGCCGGAGCTGGTTTTTCCTGAGCTGCCGGAGCCGGTGCTGCAGCAGGGGCTTGAGGTGCAGGCGCTGGAGTCTGAGCAGCTGGCACCGGTGCAACCGCTGCCGGAGCGGGAGCAGCTTTAGGAATTGGCCTACCTTTGGCATCCAGTTCAATTTTGCCTAGAATCTTGATTCCTGGCAAAGAGGAGTTTCCTGCCGCTACTGCCGGAGCAGGCGCAGCAGTTGGGGCCGGAGCCGCTGGCTTTGGCTGCTCTGCAACTGGCGTCCTTACCTGATTGGATTTGATAAACATCTCCTGCTCGGGCTCAGGCTGCTTCTTAGGCTCCGGGCGCTCTGGCTCAGGCTGCTTTTTCCCAGGCATGTTCAGCACTTGCGCCTCGGCCTTGGCCTGTATAGAGGACGCAAATTCTTTCGACAGCATATTGAACTGCTCCGGGGTAATTTTTGAAGTAGGTTTATTCTCGATCTCAACCCCTTTCTTGCCCAGGAATTCCACTACCGTGGCCAGGCTGATGTTTAAGGTGGTTGCTACCTGTTTAAGCCTCATCGTTCTTTCTTCTGACATGTTCAAATATGCTGTTATAATTTACTTTTAGTAGTTACTTGTTTCTTACTCATTGATAAGGATGGGGTGGCCATGACGACTTCGCGTTTTTGCCCTATATCCCGGAAAACAGGCCAAAAATATGGCACCCACCCTCCAGTAAGGTCAAATAACCCGGCACATAAAGCGCACCACTAGTTGTTGCTTTCTTCTGAATCGAACTCTTGGCGGATGATGTTGAGCAAATCCTCTACGGTTTCTTCTTCAAGCTCCGTACGGCGCACCAAATCCTCCTTGCTGACTGCCATCACGCTGCGGGCTGTATCCAGACCTATGCGTTTCAGTTCATCAATTACCCAGCTTTCAATCTCGTCAGAGAATTCAGTCAGGTCAATATCTTCATCAAACTCTTCTGTTTCACGGAACACGTCAATCTCCAAACCAACTAATTTACTAGCCAATTTGATGTTCTGACCGCCTTTCCCAATCGCTAGAGACACTTGGTCTGGCTTCAGGAATACCGAGGCGCGTCCGGTTTCTTCGTTTATCTTGATGCTGCTGATCTTGGCAGGGCTCAACGCCCGTTGGATGTACAGCTCCATGTTATCTGTGTAGTTGATAACATCAATGTTCTCGTTCTCCAACTCCCGCACAATGGTGTGGATACGAGAGCCTTTCATACCCACGCAAGCTCCTACCGGGTCAATACGGTCATCGTAAGACTCAACGGCTACCTTGGCACGCTCACCTGGCTCACGCACAATCTTCTTAATGGTGATAAGGCCATCAAAAATCTCAGGCACTTCGCCTTCAAACAGACGCTCCAGGAATTGTGGAGAAGTACGGGAAAGAATGATCTTTGGGTTCCCGTTTATGATCTCAACACGCTGAACCACTGCCCGTACCACGTCACCTTTGCGGTAACGGTCTTTAGGGATCTGCTCAGATTTAGGGATCAACAGTTCGTTATCCTCAGAGTCAAGAATCAATACCTCGCGGTTCCAAACCTGGTACACCTCGCCGGAGATGATCTCTCCAACCTGGTCTTTGTACTTTTGGTACAACAAGTCTTTTTCTAAGTCTTTTACACGCTGAATCAAGGTCTGACGAGCAGTCAAAACGGCTCTGCGGCCGAAATCTTCCAACTTCACCAACTCAGACACTTCTTCACCTACTTCAAAATCGGGCTCAATCTTACGAGCATCTGAAAGGGCAATTTTATCATCGTCCCAGATGTCTTCTGAGTTATCGTCCACAATCTCGCGGTTACGCCAAATCTCAAGATCGCCTTTCTCTACGTTCAGGATGATGTCAAAATTCTCATCAGTAGACCATTTCTTCCGGATCATTGTACGGAACACGTCCTCCAAGATCCGCATCATGGTAGGGCGGTCAATGTTCTTGAATTTAGCGAACTCCGCAAACGACTCGATCAATACTGAACTATCCATGTCTTTCTTATTTAAAAGAGATTACAATCTGCGCTTTCACAATATCACTAAAGGCCACATGCACGGGCTCCAGCAACGCTTTCTTATGTTTCTGTTTTACTTCCTCGGCAAACAAGATTCCGTCTTCTAAAACTTCTCTTATCTCTCCCACCTTTTCTACGCCTTCAGCCAACGTTATTTTTACGAAACGACCAACATTTTTGGCGTATTGGCGCGGCGACGTTAACGGAAAATCAACTCCCGGGGAAGACACTTCTAACACGTAGGAAATCTCTTCTCCGTAAGCCTCTTCAATCTGCTTGGCTACCCGGCGGCTGATCTTAGCGCACTGGTCTATGCTGATGCCTTGGTCACCGTCAGCAAGGATAGTAATCTTAGGCCGCACCGGCGTATCAGACACCTTCACACTCACGATGAACAGGTCTGGTTCGGGCAGGGCTGCCTGGGCATATCCTTGTATTATTATTTCCTCTAAGGCCATTCGCAATCTGGATAACAAATAAAAAGGGGGACTCTCTCGTCCCCTCCAATTCACTTTAATCGCACAAATGTACAAACAAATCCACTGAAACACAAGCAACAGGGCATTATGTACGTTTTAAGATATTGTAAAAGAAAATGACCAAAGGAAAATCCGCTTCAGAAAAGCATACTCACTACCATGAGGCAGTTCTCTTTTGCTTATAAAGAAACTAAGAGAGGGCATAAATAGTTCAAGAGATATATTTACTTTTATAAACATACCTCTAAGGCATATACCTTCATCTATAGTACGTAGAAAAACAAGACTTACCCTTCCAAATGAAAGTAAAACAGCTCACCCCTTTATTAGCTTAGGGAATAAGCTGTTTATGATTTAAGCCTTCTTTTCAGGAAAATAGCCCGAATCAAAAATAGATTAGGAGAATAAACGGAACACCACAAAAGCCGAGGCATACGCCAGACCTGTCATGTAAATCAACTGCAAAACCGGCCATCTCCAGCCTTTGGTTTCGCGGTACACAACAGCCAGCGTACTCATACACTGCATGGCAAATACATAGAAAATAAGCAGCGAAAACGCACGGGCGGGGGTGAAGAATGGCTGACCGAATTCGTCTTTCTCAGCCATCAACTTTTCTTTAACAGTAGAGATATTCTCGGAATCACCCACACTGTAAATGGTGGAAATGGTGCCTACAAAAACCTCACGGGCGGCAAAAGAAGTAAGCAGGGCAATGCCCACTTTCCAGTCATAGCCCAGCGGACGAATAGCAGGTTCAATGAACTTCCCGAACTGGCCGGCATACGAGGCTTCCAGTTTCTGACTGGCAATGTGCGCTTCTGCATCAGTTTCACTTATCTGTAAGGAAGTCAACTCTTTTGTGGCACGTTCTTCAGCTTGCTGCAGAGCATCACCAGGACCATAGGATGACAAGACCCAAAGCACCACGGAGATCGCCAGAATCACTTTACCAGCCTGGAACACGAATGCTTTTACCTTCTCAATAATGGTAAGTCCCACGTTTTTCCAGCGTGGCATTTTATAGGTAGGAAACTCCATGATGAAGTAACTCCGCTCCTTGGTTTTCAGCACCCATTTCAGCAAAGCCGCCGAAACAATGGCTGCCACAAACCCAATCAAATACAAGCCCATAAGCACCACACTCTGCAGACTCAGGAACCCAAAGTAATAGGTCTCCGGCACTACTAAGGCAATCATAACCGTGTAAATAGGCAAACGGGCCGAGCAGCTCATGAGCGGCGTCACAAAGATGGTGATCATCCGGTCTTTCCAGGAGTCAATGGTACGGGTTGCCATGATGGCGGGTACGGCACAGGCTACGCCCGAGATCAAAGGCACCACACTTTTCCCATTTAACCCAAACTTGCGCATAATTTTGTCCATCAAGAAGGTCACACGGGCCATATAGCCGGTCTCTTCCAGAATGGCGATAAACGCAAATAAAATGGCAATCTGAGGCACAAACATCAACACCCCCCGCCCAAACCAGCCAGTACTCCTTCGGTGAGCAGATCCACCAAAGGGCCATCGGCCTGAGAATGAATCCAGGCGTTGAGCGTTGCTATTCCGGTATCAATCAGATCCATGGGATAAGCGGCCCAGGCAAAAATGGCCTGAAAGATCATGAACAGAATCAGGAAGAAAATCAGATACCCGAAGATCTTGTGCGTGAGGATTTGATCCAGTTTGTTGCTGAACTGCTCATTGTTTTCAGCCTTGGTCACGCGCATGGCATCCAACAACAGACCGTTGATGCGGGTGTAGCGCTCTATGGTTTCATTAGCCTGGAGCGTATTAGAGCGGAAGTCGTACTTCTTGACTAATTCGCCAATGTACTCCTTGTCGTCTTCAGACAGGAATGAAAGCTTTTGATATTGGTGCGCGTAATGCCAAGCTAGGTAATCGTTGCTTAGTTCAAAGTAATACCGGATCTGGCGCACCATCACCAATAGGTCTTCGGGGATTGGGAAGAATGTGGTTTTAGGCGCCTCCAGCTCTTGCGAGAGGAGAATTTTGAGTGCCGCCAGTCCACTGCCGGTACGGGCATTCACTGGAATAACCGGTACCCCCAGTTCTTTCTGCAGTTCGGCTAGGTCAATCTTGACCCCATGCTTCTCAGCTACGTCCATCATGTTCAGGGCCAGTACCGCCGGAATTTTCAGATCAGCGAGCTGGGTGAACAATAAAAGGTTGCGTTTCAGGTTTGAAGCATCGGCCGTGATGACGAGAACGTCTGGGTAAGAAGCGGATTTTTTGTCGTGGAGCAGGTCAATGATCACCTTTTCGTCCAAGGACTTTGGGTAAAGGCTATAGGTACCTGGCAAGTCAATGACTTGCGCCTTCAGGCCAGGTGTTAGTTGGCTAATGCCGGTTTTCTTGTCAACCGTTACCCCAGGAAAGTTTCCTACTTTTTGGTTCAGACCGGTCAAATGGTTGAACAAAGATGATTTCCCGGAGTTAGGATTCCCGATGAGGGCGATCTTAGCCACCTGACGGGACGTAGTTGTAAGTGTATCTGGAACGGAGGCGGGAGCCGGCGCAAGAACCTGGGACATAGACTAAGCCTTTAACTTGATGGTAGCAGCTTCGTCTAAACGCAAGGAAAGGGTATAATCGTTCACAATAATAGTAATGGGGTCACCCAGGGGGGCACGGCTGTTTAGTTTCACTTCTTCGCCGGGAATACAGCCCATCTCCAGCAGTTTCAAAGACATTTCGGGATCAGTTAAGCAACAGATCACACCCTTCTCCCCAATCTTCAAATCCCGCACACTCTTCTGCTCTTCTTGCACCTTTCGTTTACTTATTTAGACTTGTTATAAACAGTTGCAAGGTACAAGGTGTTCCTAATGAATCCAAAAAGAACCCGAGGTTTCGTGTTCTGGCCAATTACTAGCACTCTTTTTGCTTATATTTCTACTGACTTTTGCTTAATTTTCGTAAAAACAAACTAAAAACATGTCACTTTTCAGTTCTAACAACCCTGCTCTAAAAGAGGAGGCTTTTATACAATCAGCGACTCCTCAGACCCTGGATGGACCTGCCATGACCCTGAACGGCACCATTGCCAAGTCGGCTTTGCTGCTGGGGATAGTCTTAGTCTTTGCGGTTTTCTCCTGGGACCTGTTCACCCTGATGGGTGTGCCACTACCGTTCCTGGTTTCTATTCCGTTAGTTGGGGTAGGCCTGGCTTTCCTGCTAGTTTTTAAGAAAGAATGGGCCGCCTACATTGCTCCTATTTACTGCGCGTTGCAAGGTCTGTTTCTGGGCGGAATCTCAGGCATTCTGGAGGCGAAGTTCCCGGGCATTGCTACGCAAGCCATGCTGTTGACCTTTACGGTTTTCGGCGGCATGTTGCTGCTTTACAGCACCCGCATCATCAGAGCTACCGAGCGGTTTAAGTCTATTGCCATGACGGCCACCTTTGGAATCTTCTGCTACTACATGCTGGGGTTCATTCTGCAGTTCTTTGGGGTAGAGATGGCCTTGATTCACAGCAGCGGCACGGCTGGCATTATCTTCAGTGTGCTGGTAGTGATCATTGCGGCCATGAACCTGATCATGGATTTTGACACCATTGAACAAGGCGTAGCTTACGGAGCTCCTAAAAACATGGAGTGGTACGCTGCCTTCGGACTGGCGGTGACCT is part of the Rufibacter tibetensis genome and harbors:
- a CDS encoding lipopolysaccharide biosynthesis protein; this translates as MSIAKKLLGQTAAYGLSSIVGRALNYLLVPLYTGVFEREEYGVVTKLYAIVAFLNIVYTFGMETAFFRFANKPGVDRRELYHKVQTLILVSSLLLTAAITLNASPIAAALDYPGREKYIIWLAITMAVDAISAIPFARLRLENQAVRFAIIRLTNIFLVIGGNLFFLLFCRQVYEGKYLTELRPMVEPIYDPDLGIGYIFLVNMVANLLFIPLLWREFSDFRFRLSIGEMKPMVVYAFPILIMGLAGATNEMLSRIMLDYWLPEGFYPGVTTEQAVGVFGATYKLAIMMSLMIQAFRYSAEPFFFSQSQEKNSPATFAVVMKWFVIVCALAYLGISANLDIFQYFLGQEEYRTGLEIVPVLLLAYLFNGVYYNLTVWFKLTDKTRYGTYITIFGAIVTVVANFLLIPVLGYMGSAIAAFLCYFSMSVVCYAIGQKYFPVPYPVKAIFGYLLLASGLIWLAYAFSLENFWLRQAYHIGLCVLFLIVVWVVEKPMQGRQISR
- a CDS encoding enoyl-CoA hydratase/isomerase family protein; its protein translation is MAHYNNLLLENKGGILFITVNRPNKMNALNIETVKEINNAFQEVYDDTEVRGVILTGSGEKAFVAGADISEIAELNEVNGRRFAERGQDVFSMIEECPKPVIAAVNGFALGGGCELAMACHIRVASENARFGQPEVNLGIIPGYGGTQRLTQLVGKGKAMELMMTGDMVSAAEAKELGLVNHVTTMDDLMGKCLEIMQKIVAKAPLAVGMIVDCVNAWYDKEEHGYQTEANSFSRCCGSADFKEGTSAFLEKRKPAFKGE
- the infB gene encoding translation initiation factor IF-2 is translated as MSEERTMRLKQVATTLNISLATVVEFLGKKGVEIENKPTSKITPEQFNMLSKEFASSIQAKAEAQVLNMPGKKQPEPERPEPKKQPEPEQEMFIKSNQVRTPVAEQPKPAAPAPTAAPAPAVAAGNSSLPGIKILGKIELDAKGRPIPKAAPAPAAVAPVPAAQTPAPAPQAPAAAPAPAAQEKPAPAPVAAVQAAPAEPVAPAPAPVAQPAAPAPQAPVEAKAPEAPVAVEKPAAPAPVEPAPAQAAPAPVQTPTAEAPQAPAPKAPEVSAPAAPAPASTPAPAAAPTPIPAPTASTKPAEPSEPTAPEPPKETIKAQADQLKGLTVLGKIELPVSGGRGKGGKPVASSDERRRGNQPGGPGQPGQGQGGGDKKKRKRIEVPKTGAQGGAGGNATAAPQGHRAGDRATSNRPLGTGQAANRQGGAAGGPQQGNRPAGGGGGYQGNRPAGGGPGQRPGGGGGGNRTGAPAAPRAELTDKEIQDQIKATLARLSGGKGGNQGNRAKYRREKRSAVADAADERRMQEQLESKILRVTEFVSANDLAALMDVSVNDVIKACMNLGMFVSINQRLDAEAITIIADEFGYDVQFASAEEEENIGVEEDDAEEDLQPRAPIVTIMGHVDHGKTSLLDYIRRTKVTAGEAGGITQHIGAYQVTTDAGKDITFLDTPGHEAFTAMRARGAKVTDVVIIVVAADDSVMPQTKEALNHAQAAGSPIVIAINKVDKPTANPDKIREELAQLNVLVEEWGGKYQSQEISAKTGQGIDELLEKVLLEAELLELRANPDRRAVGTVIEAALDKGRGYVATVLVQTGTLKIGDILVAGSHYGRVKAMTDVLGRRHKQAGPSMPIQVLGIDGAPQAGDKFVVMETEREAREIAVSRQQLQREQSMRTKKHITLDEIGRRLAIGTFKELNVIVRGDVDGSVEALSDSLLKLSTEEVQVNILSKGVGQISESDVLLASASDAIIIGFQVRPSANARKLAEQEEIDIRLYSIIYNAINELKDAMEGMLAPTVQEVVIANVEVREVFKITKVGTIAGCMVTDGTITRNSKVRLVRDGIVVHSGEILALKRFKDDASEVRQGYECGISIKNFNDLQQGDIIEAYEEREIKRTL
- the nusA gene encoding transcription termination factor NusA: MDSSVLIESFAEFAKFKNIDRPTMMRILEDVFRTMIRKKWSTDENFDIILNVEKGDLEIWRNREIVDDNSEDIWDDDKIALSDARKIEPDFEVGEEVSELVKLEDFGRRAVLTARQTLIQRVKDLEKDLLYQKYKDQVGEIISGEVYQVWNREVLILDSEDNELLIPKSEQIPKDRYRKGDVVRAVVQRVEIINGNPKIILSRTSPQFLERLFEGEVPEIFDGLITIKKIVREPGERAKVAVESYDDRIDPVGACVGMKGSRIHTIVRELENENIDVINYTDNMELYIQRALSPAKISSIKINEETGRASVFLKPDQVSLAIGKGGQNIKLASKLVGLEIDVFRETEEFDEDIDLTEFSDEIESWVIDELKRIGLDTARSVMAVSKEDLVRRTELEEETVEDLLNIIRQEFDSEESNN
- a CDS encoding ribosome maturation factor RimP; this encodes MALEEIIIQGYAQAALPEPDLFIVSVKVSDTPVRPKITILADGDQGISIDQCAKISRRVAKQIEEAYGEEISYVLEVSSPGVDFPLTSPRQYAKNVGRFVKITLAEGVEKVGEIREVLEDGILFAEEVKQKHKKALLEPVHVAFSDIVKAQIVISFK
- a CDS encoding FeoA family protein, which encodes MQEEQKSVRDLKIGEKGVICCLTDPEMSLKLLEMGCIPGEEVKLNSRAPLGDPITIIVNDYTLSLRLDEAATIKLKA
- a CDS encoding Bax inhibitor-1/YccA family protein — its product is MSLFSSNNPALKEEAFIQSATPQTLDGPAMTLNGTIAKSALLLGIVLVFAVFSWDLFTLMGVPLPFLVSIPLVGVGLAFLLVFKKEWAAYIAPIYCALQGLFLGGISGILEAKFPGIATQAMLLTFTVFGGMLLLYSTRIIRATERFKSIAMTATFGIFCYYMLGFILQFFGVEMALIHSSGTAGIIFSVLVVIIAAMNLIMDFDTIEQGVAYGAPKNMEWYAAFGLAVTLIWLYIEILRLLSKLNSRN